Proteins encoded together in one Roseibacterium elongatum DSM 19469 window:
- a CDS encoding YggT family protein, producing MTSLFQILMLLIDVVFFVVIVHIIMSWLISFGVLNLRQPMVAQIWDGLNRLVEPIYGPLRRMLPPMGGLDLAPLIVIIGLYALEIILRNNVALFL from the coding sequence ATGACCTCGCTATTCCAGATCCTGATGCTGCTGATCGACGTGGTGTTCTTCGTCGTGATCGTCCACATCATCATGAGTTGGCTGATCAGCTTCGGGGTGCTGAATCTGCGCCAGCCGATGGTCGCGCAGATCTGGGATGGTCTGAACCGCCTTGTCGAGCCGATCTATGGCCCGCTGCGCCGCATGCTGCCGCCGATGGGCGGGCTCGACCTTGCACCGCTGATCGTGATCATCGGCCTCTACGCGCTGGAAATCATCCTGCGCAACAACGTGGCCCTGTTCCTGTGA
- the msrA gene encoding peptide-methionine (S)-S-oxide reductase MsrA: MARAPIKDSLKSGMLGLAICAALAVQGGRAHAEDIRTTVVAGGCFWCVEADFERVDGVIEVVSGFAGGTVETPSYRQVVGGGTGHLEVVEITYDADVLPYDRLLHLFLRSVDPLDDGGQFCDRGFSYTTAIFVETAEERAMAEAAIAAAEAELGAPVVTPIRDAAPFYPAEAYHQDYYLSDDLILTRFGPRRKSVAYGLYREGCGRDARVEAIWGPDAPFL, from the coding sequence ATGGCCCGCGCCCCGATCAAGGACAGTCTGAAATCCGGCATGCTCGGCCTTGCGATCTGTGCGGCTTTGGCCGTGCAGGGCGGCCGCGCCCATGCCGAGGATATCCGCACGACCGTGGTCGCGGGCGGCTGTTTCTGGTGCGTCGAGGCCGATTTCGAGCGCGTCGATGGCGTGATCGAGGTGGTGTCGGGCTTTGCCGGCGGGACAGTCGAAACCCCCAGTTACCGGCAGGTTGTCGGCGGTGGCACCGGGCATCTGGAGGTGGTCGAGATCACCTATGACGCCGATGTTCTGCCCTATGACCGGTTGCTGCACCTGTTCCTGCGCTCGGTCGATCCGCTGGACGATGGCGGGCAGTTCTGCGATCGCGGTTTCAGCTATACCACCGCGATCTTCGTGGAGACGGCCGAGGAACGCGCCATGGCCGAGGCCGCCATCGCCGCGGCCGAGGCCGAGTTGGGCGCCCCGGTGGTGACACCGATCCGCGACGCAGCCCCATTCTACCCGGCCGAGGCGTACCACCAGGATTACTACCTGAGCGACGACTTGATCCTGACGCGCTTCGGCCCGCGCCGGAAATCTGTCGCCTACGGCCTCTATCGCGAGGGATGCGGACGCGATGCGCGCGTCGAGGCGATCTGGGGCCCGGACGCGCCGTTCCTCTAG
- a CDS encoding D-amino acid aminotransferase has product MVSTHQSEEDARNENILIWVNGALQPRAQAMVSVYDSGFMLGDGVWEGLRLYDGKWAFLDDHLDRLFEAALAIDLDIGLDRAGVVAALEETRAANGMTTDAHARLMVTRGVKMRPFQHPALSVSGPTMVIIMEHSRPSIPRPIRLATVPHQRGLPMTQDPKLNSHSKLNCILACIAAEKAGADEALMLDVHGFVNTTNACNFFIIRKGEVWTSTGDYCMNGITRQKVIDVCRADGIPVFERNFSLVETYGADEAFLTGTFGAQTPVGQIDGRVIGHGQLGPMTKRIRTLYKDLVARS; this is encoded by the coding sequence ATGGTCAGCACGCATCAGTCCGAAGAGGACGCGCGCAACGAGAACATCCTGATCTGGGTCAACGGCGCGTTGCAGCCGCGCGCGCAGGCCATGGTCAGCGTTTATGACAGCGGCTTCATGCTGGGCGATGGCGTGTGGGAAGGCTTGCGCCTTTACGATGGCAAATGGGCGTTTCTCGATGACCATCTCGACCGCCTGTTCGAGGCGGCGCTGGCGATCGACCTCGATATCGGTCTCGACCGCGCGGGCGTTGTTGCCGCGCTGGAAGAAACCCGCGCCGCCAATGGCATGACCACCGATGCCCATGCCCGGCTGATGGTCACGCGCGGCGTCAAGATGCGGCCCTTCCAGCACCCGGCGCTATCGGTCTCGGGGCCGACCATGGTCATCATCATGGAGCATTCGCGCCCCTCCATCCCGCGCCCGATCCGGCTGGCCACCGTGCCGCATCAACGTGGCCTGCCGATGACGCAGGACCCCAAGCTCAACTCCCATTCCAAGCTGAACTGCATCCTCGCCTGCATCGCCGCCGAAAAGGCCGGCGCGGACGAGGCGCTGATGCTGGATGTGCATGGCTTCGTGAACACGACCAACGCCTGCAATTTCTTTATCATCCGCAAGGGCGAGGTTTGGACCAGCACCGGCGATTACTGCATGAATGGGATTACCCGCCAAAAGGTCATCGACGTCTGCCGCGCCGACGGCATCCCGGTCTTCGAGCGGAACTTTTCGCTGGTCGAGACCTACGGCGCGGACGAGGCCTTCCTGACCGGCACTTTCGGGGCACAGACCCCGGTAGGTCAGATCGACGGGCGCGTGATCGGCCACGGGCAGTTGGGGCCGATGACCAAGCGGATTCGGACGCTCTACAAGGATCTGGTGGCCCGGTCCTGA
- the ade gene encoding adenine deaminase, producing MQDTTLSPVPSWPATASRLVAVAAGREPADLVLTDAAVVLVQTREVMQGWQVAVAAGRFAYVGPDAGHCIGPETQVVDLQGKYLIPGLCDAHMHIESGMLTPAEFARAVIPHGTTSMFTDPHEIANVFGLRGVKLMHDEALMQPVNIFTQMPSCAPSAPGLETTGFEITPEDVAEAMTWPGIVGLGEMMNFPGVVSGDPKMLAEIAATQAARKTVGGHYASPDLGPAFHAYAAGGPADDHEGTCEEDAIARMRQGMRAMIRLGSAWYDIEAQITAVTERGLDSRNMILCTDDCHSGTLVHDGHMNRCVRHAIDCGADPLLALQMATINTATHFGLERELGQIAPGRRADMIVTSDLRALPIEVVYARGVKVAEDGVCLVDCPHLDWPEDTRTSVHLGKALEAADFEVTAPDGANAVTVKVIGVVENQAPTEALTAELPVVNGVVEGQGGVCQIALVERHRGTGQVTNGFVSGFGYTGRVAVASTVAHDSHHMIVVGTDRDSMARAAMRLGEVGGGVTVWKDGEELALVELPIAGLMSDSPAEEVAAKAQAMVEAMAACGCTLNNAYMQHSLLALVVIPSLRISDLGIVDVTRFEVTDLFVTEDE from the coding sequence ATGCAGGATACGACCCTTTCCCCCGTCCCAAGCTGGCCCGCCACCGCGTCCCGCCTTGTTGCCGTCGCCGCGGGGCGCGAACCCGCCGATCTGGTTCTGACCGATGCCGCCGTCGTCCTCGTCCAAACGCGCGAGGTGATGCAGGGCTGGCAGGTTGCCGTCGCCGCAGGCCGATTTGCCTATGTCGGCCCCGACGCGGGCCATTGCATCGGGCCGGAAACGCAGGTCGTTGACCTGCAAGGAAAATACCTGATCCCCGGCCTGTGCGACGCGCATATGCATATCGAATCCGGCATGCTGACGCCGGCGGAGTTTGCGCGCGCCGTGATCCCACATGGCACGACCAGCATGTTCACCGATCCGCATGAGATCGCCAATGTCTTCGGCCTGCGCGGGGTCAAGTTGATGCATGACGAGGCGCTGATGCAGCCCGTCAACATCTTCACGCAGATGCCCTCTTGCGCGCCGTCCGCGCCGGGGCTGGAGACGACGGGGTTCGAGATCACGCCCGAGGATGTGGCCGAGGCGATGACGTGGCCCGGCATCGTGGGCTTGGGCGAGATGATGAACTTTCCCGGCGTCGTGTCGGGCGACCCCAAGATGCTGGCCGAAATCGCCGCGACGCAGGCCGCGCGCAAGACGGTCGGTGGCCATTACGCCAGCCCCGATCTTGGCCCCGCGTTTCACGCCTATGCCGCCGGCGGCCCCGCCGACGATCACGAAGGCACCTGCGAGGAGGACGCCATCGCCCGGATGCGGCAGGGCATGCGCGCGATGATCCGGCTGGGCAGCGCGTGGTACGATATTGAGGCACAGATCACCGCCGTGACCGAACGGGGCCTCGACTCGCGCAACATGATCCTGTGCACCGACGATTGCCACTCCGGCACGCTGGTCCATGACGGGCACATGAACCGCTGTGTGCGGCACGCCATCGACTGCGGGGCCGACCCGCTGCTGGCCTTGCAGATGGCCACGATCAACACCGCCACACATTTCGGGCTGGAGCGTGAATTGGGACAGATCGCACCGGGCCGCCGCGCGGACATGATCGTCACCAGCGACCTGCGCGCCCTGCCGATCGAGGTGGTCTATGCCCGTGGGGTCAAGGTGGCCGAAGACGGGGTGTGCCTTGTCGATTGCCCGCATCTGGATTGGCCCGAGGATACGCGAACCTCGGTCCATCTGGGCAAGGCGCTTGAGGCCGCCGATTTCGAGGTGACAGCCCCAGACGGCGCCAATGCCGTAACCGTCAAGGTGATCGGCGTGGTCGAGAACCAGGCCCCGACCGAGGCGCTGACTGCCGAGTTGCCGGTCGTGAACGGCGTCGTCGAGGGACAGGGCGGTGTGTGCCAGATCGCGCTGGTCGAACGCCACCGGGGCACCGGGCAGGTGACCAACGGCTTCGTGTCGGGCTTTGGCTACACGGGGCGCGTTGCCGTCGCCTCGACCGTGGCGCATGACAGCCACCACATGATCGTCGTAGGCACCGATCGTGACAGCATGGCCCGCGCCGCGATGCGCTTGGGCGAGGTGGGCGGCGGCGTCACCGTCTGGAAGGATGGCGAAGAACTGGCGCTGGTGGAGCTGCCCATCGCCGGCCTGATGTCGGACAGCCCCGCCGAAGAGGTCGCCGCCAAGGCCCAGGCGATGGTCGAGGCGATGGCCGCCTGTGGTTGTACGCTCAACAATGCCTATATGCAGCATTCCCTCTTGGCGCTGGTCGTTATCCCGTCGCTGCGGATCTCGGACCTCGGGATCGTGGATGTGACCCGCTTCGAGGTGACCGACCTGTTCGTGACGGAGGATGAATGA
- a CDS encoding acyl-CoA thioesterase, protein MYPFLRLFALTVAQRRKPALAPFDTHHLPMTCLPWDIDGFVEMNNGRILTLFDLGRFGLSIRTGLWDTLKRERWGLVVAGSSVRYRARIRPFQRFDIRTRLLGWDDKFIYLEQAMVRGETVCNHALLRTGVTEKGRLIDPLRVADALGLERTSPPLPAWVEAWARADRTRPWPPKI, encoded by the coding sequence ATGTATCCGTTCCTTCGCCTCTTTGCCCTGACGGTGGCCCAACGGCGCAAGCCGGCACTGGCCCCGTTCGACACGCATCATTTGCCGATGACCTGCCTGCCCTGGGATATCGACGGCTTTGTCGAGATGAACAATGGCCGAATCCTGACGCTGTTCGACCTTGGCCGGTTCGGCCTGTCGATTCGCACCGGCCTGTGGGACACGCTGAAGCGCGAACGATGGGGGCTGGTCGTGGCGGGCAGCTCGGTGCGCTACCGGGCCCGCATCCGGCCGTTTCAGCGCTTTGACATCCGCACGCGCCTGTTGGGTTGGGATGACAAGTTCATCTATCTCGAACAGGCCATGGTCCGCGGCGAGACCGTGTGCAACCACGCGCTGCTGCGCACCGGCGTCACCGAAAAGGGCCGCCTGATCGACCCGCTGCGGGTGGCCGATGCGCTGGGGCTCGAGCGCACCTCGCCGCCACTGCCCGCGTGGGTCGAGGCCTGGGCTAGGGCGGATCGGACACGCCCGTGGCCGCCAAAGATCTGA
- a CDS encoding sulfotransferase-like domain-containing protein, whose product MKIAMWSGPRNLSTAMMYSFAARGDCAVWDEPFYAPYLAATGMDHPLVAEIVTAHEADPEKVAAACAGPTPGGKKHFYMKHMPHHMLPGFPLDWAEGCVNVHLIRHPARVIASYAAKRGTVTLEDIGFPQQMHLWRALPGPVIDSADIRRNPREILQKICSEIGMDFTDAMLRWPPGPRPYDGIWARHWYGAVHASTGFAEAEGPLPDLPEAHRPLLAEALPIYEEMRAQALAL is encoded by the coding sequence ATGAAAATCGCGATGTGGTCGGGGCCGCGAAACCTCTCGACGGCGATGATGTACAGCTTCGCCGCGCGGGGCGATTGCGCGGTGTGGGACGAGCCGTTCTATGCCCCCTACCTCGCCGCGACCGGCATGGATCACCCCCTGGTCGCAGAGATCGTCACGGCGCATGAGGCCGACCCCGAGAAGGTCGCCGCCGCCTGTGCCGGCCCGACCCCTGGGGGCAAAAAACACTTTTACATGAAGCACATGCCCCATCACATGCTGCCCGGTTTCCCGCTGGATTGGGCCGAGGGTTGCGTGAATGTTCACCTCATCCGCCACCCCGCCCGCGTCATCGCCTCTTACGCGGCCAAGCGGGGCACGGTCACGCTGGAAGACATCGGGTTTCCCCAGCAAATGCACCTGTGGCGGGCGCTGCCCGGCCCCGTGATCGACAGCGCCGATATTCGCCGCAACCCACGGGAAATTTTGCAGAAAATCTGCTCGGAAATCGGCATGGATTTCACCGACGCCATGCTCCGCTGGCCCCCCGGCCCGCGCCCCTATGACGGCATCTGGGCTCGGCACTGGTACGGCGCGGTCCATGCCTCGACCGGCTTCGCCGAGGCCGAGGGGCCGTTGCCCGATTTGCCCGAGGCGCACCGCCCGCTCTTGGCCGAGGCCCTGCCGATCTACGAGGAGATGCGCGCGCAGGCCCTCGCCCTCTGA